One segment of Myxocyprinus asiaticus isolate MX2 ecotype Aquarium Trade chromosome 41, UBuf_Myxa_2, whole genome shotgun sequence DNA contains the following:
- the si:ch1073-59l16.1 gene encoding uncharacterized protein si:ch1073-59l16.1, which yields MDLCSLLFIFLLMKLSGTQDVTTVRKISVQRGKSITIPCLYRQEYTYSYKYLGAGYSWHFSNYIETSDHRYNHKTVFISDDTSHNVFTVHMNNIQESGHYWCAVDIPYGWDKRVGFFLEVTEGPPRLQLDNQRLTISENGSVTIRFSHHGFTQGNIKWCKLGEHCMEEKYGTLNGASVSIRNDQEYIIVTMSNLKKESTGWYSCSVGDLQMPVHITLEQKNTLSTLSTTTPHMIVTNTVRMRTAMIIEVFLLMIIYGAFKLFKVYRERCLKSTNQAAEESHYVIMHRKRSSHSHGCAATVERAYENMAGLKRNTESHCCATGERTYANTVGLERNIKLPASGNKFTCPSVVKNSDL from the exons ATGGATCTGTGTAGCCTTCTCTTCATCTTCCTGTTGATGAAACTCTCAG gtacTCAAGATGTCACCACGGTCAGAAAAATATCTGTTCAGAGAGGAAAATCTATCACAATTCCTTGTTTATATAGACAGGAATATACATATTCATACAAGTACTTGGGGGCTGGATACTCTTGGCATTTTAGTAATTATATAGAGACATCTGACCATCGATATAATCATAAAACAGTTTTCATCTCTGATGACACATCACACAACGTCTTTACTGTACACATGAATAATATTCAAGAGTCTGGTCATTACTGGTGTGCTGTCGATATTCCTTATGGTTGGGACAAACGGGTAGGATTTTTCTTGGAAGTCACAGAAG GCCCTCCCAGACTTCAACTGGACAATCAGAGGCTAACAATTTCTGAGAATGGTAGCGTTACCATCAGATTCTCTCATCATGGGTTTACTCAAGGTAATATAAAATGGTGTAAGTTGGGAGAGCACTGCATGGAAGAGAAATATGGAACCTTGAATGGAGCCTCTGTTTCGATCAGAAATGATCAGGAATACATTATTGTTACCATGAGCAACCTGAAGAAGGAGAGCACAGGATGGTACTCGTGCTCAGTTGGGGACCTACAGATGCCTGTTCATATTACTTTAGAACAGAAAAATACTCTATCAACTCTATCTACCACAACGCCACACATGATAGTAACAAACACCGTTCGGATGAG GACTGCCATGATTATTGAAGTCTTCCTGCTCATGATAATTTATGGAGCTTTTAAACTATTCAAAGTATACAGAGAAA gATGCTTAAAATCTACAAATCAAGCAGCAGAGGAAAGTCACTACGTAATAATGCACAGGAAACGATCATCACAT TCACATGGCTGTGCAGCTACTGTTGAAAGAGCATATGAAAATATGGCTGGACTCAAAAGAAACACTGAG TCACATTGCTGTGCTACTGGTGAAAGAACATACGCAAATACAGTTGGACTCGAACGAAACATCAAG CTACCTGCTTCTGGTAATAAATTCACCTGCCCTTCTGTGGTCAAGAACAGTGATCTATAA